Proteins from one Mesotoga infera genomic window:
- a CDS encoding response regulator: MNDSVVEILLVEDNPEDIELTLRALKKNKLANNIVVAEDGEEALDFIFARGKYRDRSVICSPKVILLDLKLPKVSGIEVLREIKKDPRTSMIPVVILTSSTQEEDIEESYKLGANSYIVKPVNFENFIQSLRQMNDYWLVLNRLPSR; this comes from the coding sequence ATGAACGATAGCGTAGTCGAGATACTTCTGGTGGAAGACAACCCCGAGGATATCGAACTCACACTGAGAGCCCTCAAAAAGAACAAACTGGCAAACAATATAGTGGTCGCCGAAGACGGAGAGGAGGCGCTCGATTTCATATTTGCCCGGGGCAAGTATAGAGATCGTAGCGTCATTTGCTCTCCCAAGGTGATCTTACTGGACTTGAAACTTCCGAAAGTCAGCGGTATAGAAGTCCTCAGGGAAATCAAGAAAGATCCGAGGACAAGCATGATACCGGTCGTTATTCTTACCTCTTCCACCCAGGAGGAAGATATCGAAGAATCTTACAAACTCGGGGCGAACAGTTATATCGTGAAGCCTGTTAATTTTGAGAACTTCATTCAGTCATTGAGACAGATGAACGATTACTGGCTGGTGCTTAACAGGCTTCCATCGAGGTGA
- a CDS encoding HD domain-containing phosphohydrolase, translated as MIKKGKIKILFAEDLSTDVDLAKWEIARVFPEIEVAVVDTERDFIEKLRGFSPDLVISDYLMPGFDGMRVIELVLKNAPELPVIILTGSMNEDTAAECMKAGAIDYVIKEHMARLPYAVVEALEKKEIKIAKEKAEKALIESERKFRLLAEKANDLIYRYELYPEEGFSYVSPASVRITGYSPDNFYKDPDLITRIVHPEDRERLLNLTNSSATSQQSETLTMRWVRKDGKIVWIEQQNVRIFDDNGRLTAFEGIARDVTERHEAAERIREAFYSIITVVSDILTARDPYIEYHHRNVSRLSSKIAEKIGLNGTSIEAVKVAGLLHDIGKIAIPAEILSKPGKLNDKEFSLIQQHSTIGYNILRNTRLPWPVAEIIHQHHERLDGSGYPGKLKGNEICVEARIIAVADVVEAMTSHRPYRPAYKMETALEEIRDKSGTAFDSRIVEVCIELIEGGFDFKQDASKN; from the coding sequence ATGATTAAAAAAGGCAAGATAAAAATCCTTTTCGCAGAAGATCTATCGACGGACGTCGATCTGGCCAAATGGGAGATCGCCAGAGTGTTTCCAGAAATTGAAGTCGCCGTAGTAGACACGGAACGTGATTTCATTGAAAAACTGAGGGGGTTCTCACCCGACCTCGTTATCTCGGACTACCTTATGCCAGGCTTTGACGGAATGAGGGTGATCGAGCTGGTACTCAAAAACGCCCCAGAGCTTCCGGTTATCATCTTGACAGGTTCAATGAACGAAGATACCGCTGCCGAATGCATGAAGGCCGGAGCGATCGATTATGTGATAAAAGAGCACATGGCAAGACTGCCATACGCGGTCGTTGAGGCGTTGGAGAAAAAAGAGATCAAAATTGCCAAAGAGAAAGCCGAAAAGGCTTTGATCGAGAGCGAGAGGAAGTTCAGGCTGCTGGCCGAAAAGGCTAACGATTTAATTTACAGGTATGAGCTCTATCCAGAAGAAGGATTCAGCTATGTCAGTCCTGCATCGGTACGCATCACAGGCTATTCACCAGATAATTTCTACAAAGATCCCGATCTGATAACCAGAATCGTTCATCCCGAAGATAGAGAAAGGCTCTTGAATCTTACGAATTCTAGCGCTACCTCCCAACAGAGTGAAACATTGACTATGAGGTGGGTGAGGAAGGATGGAAAGATCGTCTGGATCGAGCAACAGAATGTCCGCATCTTCGACGACAACGGGAGGCTGACCGCTTTCGAAGGCATAGCCCGTGATGTCACCGAAAGACATGAGGCAGCCGAAAGGATCAGAGAGGCCTTTTACTCCATAATAACCGTGGTTTCCGATATACTAACGGCGAGAGATCCTTACATCGAATACCATCATCGCAATGTGAGCAGGCTATCCTCCAAGATAGCCGAGAAAATCGGCCTGAACGGCACCAGCATTGAGGCCGTTAAAGTCGCCGGACTACTACACGATATAGGAAAGATAGCCATACCTGCCGAAATCCTCTCCAAACCGGGCAAGTTGAACGACAAAGAGTTCAGCCTGATTCAGCAGCACAGCACAATTGGTTACAACATACTAAGAAACACTCGCCTTCCCTGGCCAGTCGCGGAAATAATTCACCAACATCACGAAAGACTCGACGGCTCCGGCTATCCCGGTAAGCTCAAGGGAAATGAAATATGCGTCGAGGCCAGAATTATCGCCGTTGCGGACGTAGTTGAAGCGATGACCTCTCACAGACCGTACAGGCCGGCCTACAAAATGGAGACGGCATTAGAAGAGATTCGTGACAAATCCGGTACAGCCTTCGATTCTAGGATCGTAGAGGTCTGCATCGAATTGATAGAAGGTGGCTTCGACTTTAAACAGGACGCATCGAAGAACTAG
- a CDS encoding catalase, which translates to MPKLKQSSARIAIVIRDLYESIEMGEFQKWMMSIRVMTKGVAVATCISLDEVK; encoded by the coding sequence TTGCCGAAGTTAAAGCAATCATCGGCAAGGATCGCGATAGTCATCAGAGACCTTTACGAGAGCATCGAAATGGGAGAGTTCCAAAAGTGGATGATGTCCATACGGGTCATGACTAAGGGCGTAGCGGTGGCCACATGTATATCTCTTGATGAGGTGAAATAG
- a CDS encoding sensor histidine kinase: MDGYSRIIEEDYANVLDGEGLRLLDVIKRNIKKMDQLILELLALSRLNRAELVKSKIDMVAMVNSIFNEVATVQIREKVRFTLQNLPEVYGDSVMMKQVWINLLSNALKFSAPREVITIEVGGYSENGINTYYVKDNGVGFNQKYENKVFEVFQRLHSSKEFEGTGVGLSTVQRIIHRHGGTVRAESEEGQGATFYFSIPERWKR, from the coding sequence GTGGATGGGTATTCTAGAATAATCGAGGAAGATTACGCGAACGTGCTCGACGGTGAAGGGTTGAGGCTACTGGATGTAATAAAGCGCAATATAAAGAAGATGGACCAGTTGATTCTAGAGCTATTGGCCCTGTCCAGGTTGAACAGGGCCGAACTTGTGAAGTCGAAGATAGACATGGTCGCGATGGTAAATTCGATATTCAATGAAGTGGCTACTGTCCAAATTCGCGAGAAAGTTAGATTCACGCTGCAGAACCTTCCGGAGGTCTATGGAGACAGCGTCATGATGAAACAGGTATGGATAAATCTGCTTTCAAACGCCTTGAAGTTCTCAGCTCCCAGGGAGGTTATAACCATAGAAGTCGGTGGCTATTCTGAGAATGGAATCAACACATACTACGTGAAGGACAACGGTGTAGGGTTCAACCAGAAATACGAGAACAAAGTCTTCGAAGTCTTTCAGAGGCTTCACAGCTCCAAGGAGTTTGAAGGAACTGGTGTTGGCCTTTCGACAGTTCAGAGGATAATTCACAGGCATGGAGGTACCGTAAGGGCCGAAAGCGAAGAGGGTCAAGGAGCGACTTTCTATTTCTCCATCCCCGAGAGGTGGAAGCGATGA
- a CDS encoding flavodoxin family protein has protein sequence MNIGIVVYSQMGHTLSVASKLAEKLSSLGHRTSLKRLEGEDFKIDEFEAVIFCSPVHGGEPAQQIKDYLNRIPSLEGKKAACIATGVFPAGMGRNKTLESMKRLCESKGATVCGVASVGWWSLKRSVQIREAVESVASFLKSGALQSR, from the coding sequence GTGAATATAGGCATCGTCGTTTACTCGCAGATGGGGCATACACTGTCGGTGGCATCAAAATTAGCCGAGAAGCTCTCATCTCTGGGACACAGAACTTCTTTGAAGAGGCTGGAGGGTGAAGATTTCAAAATCGACGAGTTCGAGGCCGTCATCTTCTGTTCGCCCGTACACGGCGGTGAACCAGCCCAACAGATCAAGGACTATTTGAATCGTATCCCCTCTTTGGAAGGGAAAAAAGCGGCCTGCATTGCAACTGGCGTCTTTCCGGCGGGTATGGGTAGAAACAAAACTCTGGAGAGCATGAAGAGGCTTTGCGAATCGAAAGGCGCCACGGTTTGCGGTGTTGCGAGCGTTGGCTGGTGGAGCCTCAAGCGAAGCGTTCAGATAAGAGAGGCCGTAGAAAGCGTCGCATCTTTTCTAAAGAGTGGCGCACTGCAAAGCCGGTAG
- a CDS encoding HdeD family acid-resistance protein has product MAEKKSFNWISLLVGIVLIVGSVFAFMNPVATFLTLAIMLGIVAVVRGLMLIIAFFRVNDRTTIKVWFFLIVGILLTILGIIFLFRPAFAAVVFAIMVAVWFIVDAVNNLINIDRIKPAGKGIYFLSIVLNLLLLVGGIIIALHPWIVGISIPIIIGIALMASGIQHLVLAFFGPRDLV; this is encoded by the coding sequence ATGGCAGAAAAAAAGAGTTTCAACTGGATCTCGCTACTGGTCGGAATCGTTTTGATCGTGGGTAGTGTTTTTGCGTTTATGAACCCGGTCGCCACTTTCCTGACTCTGGCTATCATGCTCGGCATCGTCGCAGTTGTCCGTGGTCTCATGCTGATAATAGCCTTTTTCAGGGTTAACGACAGAACGACCATCAAGGTGTGGTTTTTTCTCATAGTCGGCATCTTGCTCACGATCCTCGGCATAATCTTTCTTTTCAGACCGGCCTTCGCCGCGGTTGTCTTCGCAATAATGGTTGCCGTCTGGTTCATAGTCGATGCTGTCAACAACCTGATCAACATCGATCGCATAAAACCCGCCGGAAAGGGTATTTATTTTCTCAGCATCGTCCTCAACCTTTTACTGCTGGTAGGCGGTATCATAATAGCCCTGCACCCCTGGATAGTGGGAATCTCCATACCTATAATAATCGGCATCGCACTTATGGCATCAGGTATCCAGCATCTGGTACTGGCTTTCTTCGGACCACGCGATCTTGTCTGA
- a CDS encoding PAS domain-containing protein yields MSHERSSLDRTERDLRPSAEVERNLNPILDIDIDGKITYQNAAATSFLNSSGLKNPGIFLPEELPPGFWKSEEPSSFNYEKTIGEKIFFISLNPLPGASIARIYAFDITQKKALERQQLETKELLAKVTGSVTDMLYALDKELRYIYWNSACKVMIGLKSIDVIGKQVADIFPEDETTEKAMASYRRVLQNGKPESSLFEYRGRGKTSILEINIYPLGEGVSVFARDITEQKNAERKFEIERKKLRQILDYIPEGIYMVSENYDIEYVNPVLIEKYGPIEGKKCYEFFQEFDAPCPWRKNDQIHSGQPIRWERRSERSGRIYDLIDIPVFNDDGSISKLQVVHDITDMRAYQEKVEQLNVELEARVAERTAQLEAVNKELEAFCLLGFP; encoded by the coding sequence ATGAGTCACGAAAGATCAAGTCTTGACCGGACGGAGCGTGACTTACGCCCTTCTGCGGAGGTCGAAAGGAACCTGAACCCTATTCTCGACATCGATATCGACGGAAAAATAACCTACCAGAACGCTGCGGCTACATCATTTTTGAATTCGAGTGGATTGAAAAATCCGGGTATATTTCTGCCAGAGGAGCTTCCGCCGGGTTTTTGGAAGTCGGAAGAACCTTCTTCCTTCAATTATGAAAAGACCATAGGAGAAAAGATCTTCTTTATATCTCTGAACCCTCTTCCCGGAGCCAGTATAGCCAGAATCTACGCCTTCGATATTACTCAAAAAAAGGCCCTGGAAAGACAGCAGCTCGAGACCAAGGAACTCCTTGCGAAGGTTACCGGAAGCGTGACGGACATGCTTTATGCTCTCGATAAAGAGCTGAGATACATATACTGGAACAGCGCCTGCAAAGTTATGATCGGACTCAAGTCCATAGATGTTATAGGAAAGCAAGTGGCGGATATCTTCCCCGAAGATGAAACCACTGAAAAAGCTATGGCCTCCTACCGAAGAGTACTCCAGAATGGGAAACCGGAATCTTCGCTCTTCGAATACAGAGGCAGAGGAAAGACCTCGATACTAGAGATAAACATCTATCCGCTAGGCGAAGGGGTATCGGTCTTCGCCAGGGATATCACCGAACAGAAGAACGCCGAGAGAAAATTCGAGATCGAAAGAAAAAAACTCCGTCAGATACTGGACTATATACCTGAAGGCATCTATATGGTTAGCGAGAACTACGACATCGAGTACGTGAATCCTGTTCTCATAGAAAAATACGGCCCAATAGAGGGTAAGAAGTGCTATGAATTCTTTCAAGAATTCGACGCTCCATGCCCATGGCGCAAAAACGATCAAATTCATTCCGGCCAACCGATCCGCTGGGAACGCAGGTCCGAAAGAAGCGGCCGCATTTACGACCTGATCGACATACCGGTTTTCAACGACGACGGAAGCATATCGAAGTTGCAGGTCGTCCACGATATCACCGACATGCGTGCCTACCAGGAAAAAGTAGAGCAACTGAACGTCGAGCTCGAGGCAAGGGTTGCCGAAAGGACAGCGCAATTGGAGGCGGTCAACAAAGAACTCGAGGCTTTTTGCCTACTCGGTTTCCCATGA
- a CDS encoding iron-containing alcohol dehydrogenase has protein sequence MKSIEAFDYFLPTRIIFGCGTIGRAGQYSRRLGRKALIVTGRHSTKKTGLLDKVIGLLKEEGISSVVFDEIVPNPLSTSIDRGASIAVKENCDFIIGLGGGSPIDSSKLIALVAKDGGKCWDYTGVGGGRKPKAALPVIAIPTTHGTGTEADPFAVVTNPETNEKIGVGFDEIFPAVSIVDPELMLSLPPEQTAATGMDAFYHSIESYINLNHQPTSDLLALESMSLINYYLPLAYENPNDLDARVALAWASTAAGICETLSGCVANHSLEHPISGHYNVTHGAGLCATGPSLLEYIRPYIAERLAEVARVMGAPESVIGVEELSKMAVVLLRRLQKNVGLDISLGELGVESSMLSILAEDAMRTMGGLVSVTPGNLKTEDLRNIYQMSM, from the coding sequence ATGAAGAGCATAGAAGCGTTCGATTATTTTCTTCCAACAAGAATAATCTTCGGCTGTGGAACTATCGGCAGGGCAGGACAGTATTCCAGGAGACTGGGCAGGAAAGCGCTCATAGTTACTGGAAGGCACAGCACGAAGAAGACTGGTCTGCTGGATAAAGTGATAGGACTGTTGAAAGAGGAAGGGATCTCCTCGGTAGTGTTTGACGAGATAGTACCCAACCCTCTCTCTACCAGTATCGACAGAGGGGCTTCAATAGCCGTCAAGGAGAACTGCGATTTCATCATAGGATTGGGCGGCGGTAGTCCGATCGATTCCTCCAAGTTGATTGCCCTCGTGGCGAAGGACGGAGGAAAGTGCTGGGATTACACCGGTGTCGGTGGAGGCAGAAAGCCGAAAGCGGCCTTGCCCGTAATAGCGATCCCCACGACCCACGGAACGGGGACCGAGGCCGACCCCTTTGCGGTAGTCACCAACCCGGAGACCAACGAGAAGATCGGCGTGGGTTTCGACGAGATCTTTCCGGCCGTTTCGATAGTCGATCCAGAACTGATGCTGTCGCTTCCTCCCGAACAGACGGCAGCGACGGGTATGGATGCCTTCTACCATTCAATAGAATCTTATATCAATTTGAATCATCAACCGACCTCCGATCTTCTGGCTCTGGAATCGATGTCGCTTATAAACTATTATCTGCCTCTAGCATATGAAAACCCGAACGACCTGGACGCAAGAGTAGCCCTCGCGTGGGCGAGCACTGCGGCCGGCATATGCGAAACGCTTTCGGGTTGTGTGGCCAATCACTCGCTGGAACACCCCATTAGCGGCCACTACAATGTAACGCACGGCGCCGGGCTCTGCGCGACCGGCCCCTCGCTGCTCGAATACATCCGTCCATATATCGCGGAGAGACTGGCAGAAGTCGCGAGGGTGATGGGAGCTCCCGAGAGTGTCATCGGCGTGGAAGAGCTTTCAAAGATGGCCGTAGTCTTGCTCCGGAGACTTCAGAAGAATGTCGGTCTCGATATTTCCCTCGGCGAACTGGGAGTGGAGAGCTCCATGCTTTCAATCCTGGCTGAAGACGCCATGAGAACGATGGGAGGGCTTGTAAGCGTAACTCCAGGAAACCTGAAAACCGAGGATCTGAGGAACATCTACCAGATGTCGATGTAA